In Xanthocytophaga agilis, a genomic segment contains:
- a CDS encoding gliding motility-associated C-terminal domain-containing protein yields the protein MQLIEKVYRVILDFTTRKGFVKNHLYIISLTVFLSVAGSNIYAQQPCFTISATKGCVPLTITADPSCGNYEPPPNPPDRYNYGDTISGERYAIRNRTHTYSKPGIYGIYLYGQFNGSLDSTKTPIFVEVYPTPKPLFSIQQCSGFGIAVQIRDSSYVVGSKAYIYDSYVIEWGDGNIQTVSGAGTYRHTYTGNTLRTVKVSGRYTDINCGGNESKIVIPESSLAVPELVSLTTNNSNSALLQFRGEAGVTYQIEKRNENNGTYTQVASQTSSVTGVVGQVLNDPQPAVYRVVRTDACGNNLISEEISSILLNAIASNNQNQISWTTYSTGAVATSTLLRDEQIVQDNSAQTTRNYTDLAIICGDTNCYQLIVTLTSGAKALSNSQCIKAISNSVPAAVQNITGTIVDNKVRVTWDSPTGLYVPAEYIIYRSEDGINFSPAARISTNSYEEVVRRMDIVKYCYRVGYMDKCGNMSDISVSACPIQLKVTEVTNSANEGYALTWSAYSEWPEGVQAYEVEKLNASNVVIEQQTVSGNDLTFPHDTINQLIRFRVRAIGEGRTSESNIVEVLQTAQIFAPTAFTPNFDGVNDIFKIHSLFVQSWKILIYNRWGEVVYASDDKNSGWDGKNKRSAIVMGTYSYSIQLVDQIGRSVTKQGAVLIVN from the coding sequence ATGCAACTAATTGAGAAAGTCTACAGAGTAATACTGGATTTTACTACTAGAAAAGGTTTTGTTAAAAACCATCTGTATATAATTTCTCTTACAGTATTCTTAAGCGTAGCAGGTTCTAATATATATGCACAGCAACCTTGTTTTACAATAAGTGCCACTAAGGGATGTGTACCATTAACTATAACTGCAGATCCCTCTTGCGGAAACTACGAACCCCCTCCCAATCCGCCTGATAGATATAATTATGGGGATACAATTTCTGGAGAACGTTATGCTATTAGAAATAGAACACATACATATAGCAAACCTGGGATATATGGAATTTATCTATATGGACAGTTTAATGGAAGCCTTGATTCTACCAAGACTCCAATTTTCGTAGAAGTGTATCCAACACCAAAGCCACTTTTCAGTATACAACAGTGTTCAGGATTTGGCATTGCTGTGCAGATTAGAGATTCTTCTTATGTGGTTGGTAGTAAAGCGTATATCTATGATTCATATGTGATTGAATGGGGAGATGGGAATATACAAACTGTTTCTGGAGCAGGAACTTATAGGCATACCTATACAGGAAATACTTTGAGGACGGTTAAGGTTTCCGGACGTTATACTGATATTAATTGTGGGGGTAATGAATCAAAAATTGTGATACCTGAATCCTCTCTTGCAGTACCCGAATTGGTAAGTCTGACAACAAATAACAGTAATTCTGCTTTATTACAATTCAGAGGAGAGGCAGGTGTTACTTATCAAATTGAAAAACGGAATGAAAATAATGGTACCTATACACAGGTTGCCTCACAGACCAGTTCTGTAACAGGAGTAGTAGGTCAGGTACTAAATGACCCTCAGCCTGCTGTTTATCGGGTTGTGAGAACAGATGCCTGTGGTAATAATCTTATTTCAGAAGAGATAAGTAGTATTTTGCTTAATGCTATTGCCTCAAATAATCAAAATCAAATATCCTGGACAACTTATTCAACTGGAGCTGTTGCTACAAGTACTTTGCTGAGAGACGAGCAGATAGTACAGGATAATAGTGCACAAACAACAAGAAACTATACAGATCTGGCTATTATCTGCGGAGATACAAATTGCTATCAATTGATTGTAACTCTTACTAGTGGAGCTAAAGCTTTATCTAATAGCCAATGTATAAAGGCAATTTCTAACTCTGTACCTGCCGCAGTACAAAACATTACAGGTACTATTGTTGATAACAAAGTTAGAGTAACCTGGGATTCCCCCACAGGTTTGTATGTACCAGCAGAATATATCATTTATCGATCAGAGGATGGGATAAATTTCTCTCCTGCAGCCCGGATTTCTACAAACAGCTACGAGGAGGTGGTTAGACGTATGGATATTGTCAAATATTGTTATAGAGTTGGATATATGGACAAGTGTGGCAATATGTCTGATATTTCAGTTAGTGCATGTCCTATTCAATTGAAAGTAACGGAAGTTACTAATTCTGCCAATGAAGGATATGCGTTGACCTGGAGTGCATACAGTGAATGGCCAGAAGGAGTACAAGCATATGAAGTTGAGAAACTAAATGCCAGCAATGTTGTGATAGAGCAGCAAACAGTGAGTGGTAATGATCTAACCTTTCCTCATGATACAATAAACCAGCTAATACGATTTAGAGTGCGTGCTATTGGTGAAGGGCGGACAAGTGAATCAAATATTGTAGAAGTACTGCAGACTGCTCAAATTTTTGCTCCTACAGCGTTTACGCCAAATTTCGATGGTGTCAATGATATTTTTAAGATTCACAGCTTATTTGTACAATCCTGGAAGATTCTTATTTATAACCGATGGGGAGAAGTTGTATATGCCTCTGATGATAAGAATAGTGGATGGGATGGTAAAAATAAGCGCTCTGCTATTGTGATGGGAACCTACTCCTATTCCATTCAACTTGTTGACCAGATAGGGCGTTCTGTTACAAAGCAGGGCGCTGTATTAATTGTTAATTAA
- a CDS encoding TraR/DksA C4-type zinc finger protein, translating into MNCIHCGNEIPEARQKALPNTKTCINCSTTNRVYGFAIISGKTTYSEIQIVTEETAQNLYTQQDRKGSVATGVQFKTQPPSKLSNFDFE; encoded by the coding sequence ATGAACTGTATTCATTGTGGTAATGAAATTCCAGAAGCAAGGCAGAAGGCACTTCCCAATACCAAGACTTGTATAAACTGCTCCACAACTAACCGGGTATATGGTTTTGCTATTATTTCAGGTAAAACAACCTATTCTGAGATCCAAATAGTCACAGAGGAAACTGCCCAGAATTTATATACACAACAAGATAGGAAAGGAAGTGTGGCAACAGGAGTACAATTTAAAACTCAGCCACCTTCGAAACTAAGCAACTTTGACTTTGAATAA